The sequence ACCTCGAAGCGACGGAAGCCGACGCCGTCGATGCGCTCGTGGCCGACGTTGAATACAAACTGTTTCTGCTGCGCGACGTGCCCGCCACCGAAAAAACCATCGAGCGAAATGCCTTGGCTGAGCGGGTCGAGAACGGGCTGCGCCAGACGCTGCGGCAGCCGCAACGGAAGCGACTCAGCGAACTGCTGCTGCGGGCACAAGGCTATCCGGCGCTTGCGGCTCCGCCCTATGCAGAGACACTGAAGTTGTCACGAGCGCAAGTTGATTCAATAACCAAGCTCCTGAACGCCGCCAAGCAGGCAAAGGCAGGCACCCCTGCGGCGAACCTCGACAAGCAAGTGCTGGGCGTGCTCAATCGAGAGCAGAACGAGCAGTTGACCCACTTAGCCGGCGAGCCCTTCGATCTTTCGCAAGTTCAAGTTGTAGCATGCAAAGCGCCGGAGCTGCGCGACGTCGAGCGGTGGATCAACGCGCAGCCGCAAAGCTTCGCATCGCTGAAGGGGCGCGTCGTGGCCATGCACTTCTGGGCGTTTGGCTGTGTCAATTGCGTTCGCAATTTGCCCCATTACAACGACTGGCACGCGCGTTTTGCCCGGCAGGGACTGACAGTGCTGGGCATTCACACGCCCGAGACAGATGCCGAACGCTCGCTCGACGGCCTGGCCGATCAGGTGAAGTCTCGCAAGATCAGCTACCCGATCGCGGCCGACGGTAAGGGGGCGAATTGGAACGCGTGGGCGAACCAGGTTTGGCCGGCCGTTTACCTGATCGATCGGCGCGGCTACGTGCGGTACTGGTGGTACGGAGAGCTGAACTGGCAGGGGAACAACGGCGAAGCCACCGCGCGCAAACGCATCCTTGAGCTACTAGCCGAAGAAGGTTGAGGCCGACCCCAATT is a genomic window of Pirellulales bacterium containing:
- a CDS encoding redoxin domain-containing protein, with the protein product MKRIVLPMFAVALATAAANVRAEKPRIAGDTGAPAVAHDPTLVVQLVRDPAVQQELDLEATEADAVDALVADVEYKLFLLRDVPATEKTIERNALAERVENGLRQTLRQPQRKRLSELLLRAQGYPALAAPPYAETLKLSRAQVDSITKLLNAAKQAKAGTPAANLDKQVLGVLNREQNEQLTHLAGEPFDLSQVQVVACKAPELRDVERWINAQPQSFASLKGRVVAMHFWAFGCVNCVRNLPHYNDWHARFARQGLTVLGIHTPETDAERSLDGLADQVKSRKISYPIAADGKGANWNAWANQVWPAVYLIDRRGYVRYWWYGELNWQGNNGEATARKRILELLAEEG